Proteins from a genomic interval of Arachis hypogaea cultivar Tifrunner chromosome 10, arahy.Tifrunner.gnm2.J5K5, whole genome shotgun sequence:
- the LOC112716184 gene encoding uncharacterized protein isoform X2, translated as MQEKEAITTNKEGINKKDIEIMEGCNGKEETLPPGFRFHPTDEELITCYLINKISDSNFSGRAITDVDLNKCEPWELPGKAKMGEKEWYFFSLRDRKYPTGVRTNRATNTGYWKTTGKDKEILNSVTSELIGMKKTLVFYKGRAPRGEKSNWVMHEYRIHSKSTFRTTKQDEWVVCRVFQKSAGAKKYPSSNHASRAMNPFNLEIGHHNIVPPPPMMQLGDPAAAHFLYGRNYMNTAELAEVARVLRVGTGSTSTNLPGMQPQINYPVAASPGIGFTISGLNLNLGGGGGETVVATTQPVLRPMQPTPPSQTLGMVPHHQVHHDVSSNMISTNSLGAENVGYVNEISNTNGGHGNRFMGMDHCMDLDNYWPSY; from the exons ATGCAA GAAAAGGAAGCAATCACCACCAATAAGGAGGGGATTAATAAGAAGGACATAGAAATAATGGAAGGTTGCAATGGAAAGGAGGAAACCCTACCACCTGGGTTTCGATTTCATCCAACCGACGAAGAACTCATTACTTGCTATCTCATAAACAAGATCTCGGATTCAAACTTTTCAGGCAGGGCAATAACTGATGTTGATCTCAATAAATGTGAGCCATGGGAGCTTCCAG GGAAGGCGAAGATGGGAGAAAAAGAATGGTACTTCTTCAGCCTGAGGGACCGGAAGTACCCAACTGGGGTGCGAACGAACCGAGCCACGAACACCGGGTATTGGAAGACCACCGGAAAAGACAAAGAGATCCTTAATAGTGTTACATCGGAGCTAATTGGGATGAAGAAAACTTTGGTTTTCTACAAAGGAAGAGCCCCCAGGGGAGAGAAGAGTAATTGGGTCATGCATGAATATCGCATTCATTCTAAATCCACCTTTCGAACAACCAag CAGGATGAATGGGTGGTTTGCCGTGTGTTCCAGAAGAGTGCCGGTGCAAAGAAGTacccttcttccaaccatgcaagTAGGGCAATGAACCCTTTCAACCTTGAAATAGGTCACCACAATATTGTGCCGCCGCCGCCAATGATGCAACTCGGAGACCCCGCCGCCGCTCATTTCCTCTATGGAAGGAACTATATGAATACTGCAGAGTTAGCAGAAGTAGCTAGGGTTTTGCGTGTTGGTACTGGATCAACCAGTACCAACCTGCCCGGGATGCAGCCTCAGATAAATTATCCAGTGGCTGCGTCTCCAGGAATTGGATTCACAATTTCAGGACTCAATTTAAATCTAGGAGGCGGAGGAGGCGAAACAGTAGTGGCCACAACACAACCAGTTTTGCGGCCCATGCAGCCGACTCCTCCGTCCCAAACATTGGGTATGGTTCCTCATCATCAAGTTCATCATGATGTGAGTTCCAACATGATTTCAACAAATTCCCTTGGTGCTGAGAATGTGGGTTACGTCAATGAAATAAGCAACACAAATGGTGGTCATGGAAATAGGTTTATGGGCATGGATCATTGCATGGATCTTGATAATTACTGGCCTTCCTACTAA
- the LOC112716184 gene encoding NAC domain-containing protein 37 isoform X3 → MQKEKEAITTNKEGINKKDIEIMEGCNGKEETLPPGFRFHPTDEELITCYLINKISDSNFSGRAITDVDLNKCEPWELPGKAKMGEKEWYFFSLRDRKYPTGVRTNRATNTGYWKTTGKDKEILNSVTSELIGMKKTLVFYKGRAPRGEKSNWVMHEYRIHSKSTFRTTKDEWVVCRVFQKSAGAKKYPSSNHASRAMNPFNLEIGHHNIVPPPPMMQLGDPAAAHFLYGRNYMNTAELAEVARVLRVGTGSTSTNLPGMQPQINYPVAASPGIGFTISGLNLNLGGGGGETVVATTQPVLRPMQPTPPSQTLGMVPHHQVHHDVSSNMISTNSLGAENVGYVNEISNTNGGHGNRFMGMDHCMDLDNYWPSY, encoded by the exons ATGCAA AAGGAAAAGGAAGCAATCACCACCAATAAGGAGGGGATTAATAAGAAGGACATAGAAATAATGGAAGGTTGCAATGGAAAGGAGGAAACCCTACCACCTGGGTTTCGATTTCATCCAACCGACGAAGAACTCATTACTTGCTATCTCATAAACAAGATCTCGGATTCAAACTTTTCAGGCAGGGCAATAACTGATGTTGATCTCAATAAATGTGAGCCATGGGAGCTTCCAG GGAAGGCGAAGATGGGAGAAAAAGAATGGTACTTCTTCAGCCTGAGGGACCGGAAGTACCCAACTGGGGTGCGAACGAACCGAGCCACGAACACCGGGTATTGGAAGACCACCGGAAAAGACAAAGAGATCCTTAATAGTGTTACATCGGAGCTAATTGGGATGAAGAAAACTTTGGTTTTCTACAAAGGAAGAGCCCCCAGGGGAGAGAAGAGTAATTGGGTCATGCATGAATATCGCATTCATTCTAAATCCACCTTTCGAACAACCAag GATGAATGGGTGGTTTGCCGTGTGTTCCAGAAGAGTGCCGGTGCAAAGAAGTacccttcttccaaccatgcaagTAGGGCAATGAACCCTTTCAACCTTGAAATAGGTCACCACAATATTGTGCCGCCGCCGCCAATGATGCAACTCGGAGACCCCGCCGCCGCTCATTTCCTCTATGGAAGGAACTATATGAATACTGCAGAGTTAGCAGAAGTAGCTAGGGTTTTGCGTGTTGGTACTGGATCAACCAGTACCAACCTGCCCGGGATGCAGCCTCAGATAAATTATCCAGTGGCTGCGTCTCCAGGAATTGGATTCACAATTTCAGGACTCAATTTAAATCTAGGAGGCGGAGGAGGCGAAACAGTAGTGGCCACAACACAACCAGTTTTGCGGCCCATGCAGCCGACTCCTCCGTCCCAAACATTGGGTATGGTTCCTCATCATCAAGTTCATCATGATGTGAGTTCCAACATGATTTCAACAAATTCCCTTGGTGCTGAGAATGTGGGTTACGTCAATGAAATAAGCAACACAAATGGTGGTCATGGAAATAGGTTTATGGGCATGGATCATTGCATGGATCTTGATAATTACTGGCCTTCCTACTAA
- the LOC112716185 gene encoding uncharacterized protein: MAPLKNFFFLFFFLAFSVTLISSIVNADAASADDVSVDGGAAAAAAAAAAAAAAAAQLDQLNSKIQHLESKISEKSHELKKKDEIIAEKEKVIQERLSTIESLQNEVASLQKKGSLDVEEQVGKAHARAGELQNQVDKLKSELDTKNKEKLTWETKIAEAEKTIRQLDSKLADFQKTTEEQKTKIRKTERALKVAEEEMMKAKFEATSKARELTEVHSAWLPPWLAAHYVQTRSLVQTHWDKHGKPTWEVITQKAKEKKEQAGKWAEPHVETITTKWIPAVKEHWSVVKTNAEPHVQLFTTKTTEIYEASKNAIAPHASKAKEFVDPYYQEAKRLSKPYIDQVAVAVKPHVDKAQEVLKPYTKHVVHAYGRFMDSATTYHSQVQATVQETLKKHELTRPLATKELEWFAASALLALPVILLARVLSATFCKKAKKPARSGNTQSARRKAKRGHPDQPDK; the protein is encoded by the exons ATGGCGCCTCTTAAgaacttcttctttctcttcttcttcctcgcttTCTCTGTAACCCTAATTTCCTCTATCGTTAACGCCGATGCCGCCTCCGCCGACGATGTTTCCGTCGATGGAGGTGCCGCCGCTGCCGCCGCCGCTGCCGCTGCCGCTGCCGCTGCTGCTGCTCAACTGGATCAACTGAACTCCAAGATCCAACACCTAG AATCGAAAATCAGTGAAAAATCCCATgaattgaagaagaaggatgAGATAATTGCAGAAAAGGAAAAAGTTATCCAAGAAAGACTGAGCACCATTGAGTCCCTGCAGAATGAGGTTGCTTCTCTCCAG AAAAAAGGTTCATTGGACGTTGAGGAGCAGGTTGGGAAGGCTCATGCCCGTGCTGGTGAACTGCAAAATCAG GTGGACAAACTTAAAAGTGAATTGGATACAAAAAACAAGGAGAAGCTGACATGGGAAACCAAGATAGCCGAGGCTGAGAAAACAATTCGTCAGTTGGACTCAAAATTAGCAGAT TTTCAAAAGACAACTGAGGAACAGAAGACCAAAATTCGTAAAACCGAACGCGCTCTTAAAGTTGCTGAG GAAGAGATGATGAAGGCAAAGTTTGAGGCAACTTCAAAAGCAAGAGAACTAACAGAG GTCCATAGTGCTTGGCTTCCACCTTGGCTTGCTGCACACTATGTCCAAACTAGG TCATTGGTTCAAACTCATTGGGATAAACATGGGAAACCTACTTGGGAGGTGATTACTCAAAAG GCTAAAGAGAAAAAGGAACAAGCCGGGAAATGGGCTGAACCTCATGTGGAAACAATCACAACT AAATGGATCCCGGCTGTTAAGGAACACTGGTCTGTGGTGAAAACGAATGCCGAACCTCATGTGCAATTATTTACTACAAAAACTACTGAAATTTATGAGGCATCAAAGAATGCAATTGCTCCTCATGCAAGCAAGGCGAAAGAATTTGTAGATCCTTATTATCAG GAAGCTAAAAGGCTGAGCAAGCCATACATTGATCAGGTTGCTGTTGCTGTGAAGCCTCATGTTGATAAAGCACAAGAGGTTTTGAAGCCCTATACAAAACATGTTGTTCATGCTTATGGCAGGTTCATGGACTCCGCCACTACATATCATAGCCAG GTCCAAGCAACTGTCCAGGAGACACTGAAAAAGCACGAGCTTACTAGGCCTCTTGCTACTAAAGAATTGGAATGGTTTGCG GCCTCTGCTCTTTTGGCCTTGCCTGTTATTTTACTGGCTAGAGTTTTATCTGCCACTTTCTG CAAAAAAGCCAAAAAGCCTGCTCGAAGTGGAAACACTCAGAGTGCTCGACGTAAAGCTAAACGAGGGCATCCAGATCAGCCCGACAAGTAG
- the LOC112716184 gene encoding uncharacterized protein isoform X1: MQKEKEAITTNKEGINKKDIEIMEGCNGKEETLPPGFRFHPTDEELITCYLINKISDSNFSGRAITDVDLNKCEPWELPGKAKMGEKEWYFFSLRDRKYPTGVRTNRATNTGYWKTTGKDKEILNSVTSELIGMKKTLVFYKGRAPRGEKSNWVMHEYRIHSKSTFRTTKQDEWVVCRVFQKSAGAKKYPSSNHASRAMNPFNLEIGHHNIVPPPPMMQLGDPAAAHFLYGRNYMNTAELAEVARVLRVGTGSTSTNLPGMQPQINYPVAASPGIGFTISGLNLNLGGGGGETVVATTQPVLRPMQPTPPSQTLGMVPHHQVHHDVSSNMISTNSLGAENVGYVNEISNTNGGHGNRFMGMDHCMDLDNYWPSY; the protein is encoded by the exons ATGCAA AAGGAAAAGGAAGCAATCACCACCAATAAGGAGGGGATTAATAAGAAGGACATAGAAATAATGGAAGGTTGCAATGGAAAGGAGGAAACCCTACCACCTGGGTTTCGATTTCATCCAACCGACGAAGAACTCATTACTTGCTATCTCATAAACAAGATCTCGGATTCAAACTTTTCAGGCAGGGCAATAACTGATGTTGATCTCAATAAATGTGAGCCATGGGAGCTTCCAG GGAAGGCGAAGATGGGAGAAAAAGAATGGTACTTCTTCAGCCTGAGGGACCGGAAGTACCCAACTGGGGTGCGAACGAACCGAGCCACGAACACCGGGTATTGGAAGACCACCGGAAAAGACAAAGAGATCCTTAATAGTGTTACATCGGAGCTAATTGGGATGAAGAAAACTTTGGTTTTCTACAAAGGAAGAGCCCCCAGGGGAGAGAAGAGTAATTGGGTCATGCATGAATATCGCATTCATTCTAAATCCACCTTTCGAACAACCAag CAGGATGAATGGGTGGTTTGCCGTGTGTTCCAGAAGAGTGCCGGTGCAAAGAAGTacccttcttccaaccatgcaagTAGGGCAATGAACCCTTTCAACCTTGAAATAGGTCACCACAATATTGTGCCGCCGCCGCCAATGATGCAACTCGGAGACCCCGCCGCCGCTCATTTCCTCTATGGAAGGAACTATATGAATACTGCAGAGTTAGCAGAAGTAGCTAGGGTTTTGCGTGTTGGTACTGGATCAACCAGTACCAACCTGCCCGGGATGCAGCCTCAGATAAATTATCCAGTGGCTGCGTCTCCAGGAATTGGATTCACAATTTCAGGACTCAATTTAAATCTAGGAGGCGGAGGAGGCGAAACAGTAGTGGCCACAACACAACCAGTTTTGCGGCCCATGCAGCCGACTCCTCCGTCCCAAACATTGGGTATGGTTCCTCATCATCAAGTTCATCATGATGTGAGTTCCAACATGATTTCAACAAATTCCCTTGGTGCTGAGAATGTGGGTTACGTCAATGAAATAAGCAACACAAATGGTGGTCATGGAAATAGGTTTATGGGCATGGATCATTGCATGGATCTTGATAATTACTGGCCTTCCTACTAA